The window GCAGCGCAAGAAGCGTCGCAAGGTCCCTCCGGCCGCCCCCCCGCAGACGCCTGCAACAGATAAGCGACAAACGAGGAGCTCCTCAATGCCACTGTTTCTGGGTTAGAATCGGGTTTTCCTTCGGCAGTGTTGACGATTACTTGTCTGTAATAGGTGACTTCTCTAGGGTTCCTAGAACCTCTCTCCCTCTTGATCTGTATGATAGTTAGCTGCCTGCCTGACTGAACCTGCTACCTTTTGGCCTATGCCTGAATTTAGCTGTGAAGTGCCGTGCAACGTTCTAGTATTGTTATTATTATACTCCCTTTAGTTGTGGACAACCAAACTTCAGTGTATGCCTTTTATTTTTAATGGACCAAACAACcaaacacaaaatgatagcaacaatAAATTATACACATTTATTTTTTTATTAgtattactcccttcgttcctcatTATAAggccttttagagattccaatatgaccTAATTATAAGACCTTTTATAGAGGTTCCAATAGACAAAAGAGATTTCAACatggactacatatgaagcaaaataagtgaatctataatctaaaatacatctacatatatatattcatatgtataGTCCCTATTGAAATCTTTGAAAGGCTTATATATAGAAAGGGAGGGAATATAAAGGAAAACTAATAAGAGTACTGTTGAGTTTTTTTAAAATTGCTGGCCAGCAATTCGGAACCGATGAGCACGAGCACCCAAAGAGATCGAGTGACACAACTCGAAGTCTTTTTATCCTCAGTGTATGGATACAAAGTTGTAGCAAAACAGATGCAGGACACACCACATACCTAGATCTACAATTCGAGAAATTTCTGAAGCCATCCAACTCCCTGAAGGGTGCGTACATCATTCTAGACTTTTGAATTAGGTCAATTTTAGGACTTTGTCAGGTTACACCACAAAGAATTTAGGGTTCGTTTTGTTTGAAACACGGTACAAACGCAGATTTGATAGCTGGCCAATTGCAAAGAGTAAGATGGTTGAATTATGGCTTATGTTAACTCTGCCCAATGGAGACCCAAATGCGGCATGTCGAGATCCGTATCGAGCATTGATGCAACTTCAGTTCGGACATGGATTGGCGGTGTTCCATGGTAACCGTTCAACGGCTTTAGAAAGAAGGGGATCATATCCCTTGTTGGCAATTCGCAATGAGCAGAATGCATGCAATGGTCTTCACACCATATCTTAGTGCCATCACGCATACAAGACTAAAATCGACGCcctccgcaaaaaaaaaaaacttgtaATTATTTGTACACTCTTTTAAATCTTAATTAAAATAGTTGAAGAAAATATTTTGCctccatttaaaaaaaatcaagaaaaaaacaTTCCCACTTTAACACTTCTCATGGACATATATGTAGAGAAAAGAAGCACCGTCGATCCTAGCTCACTCAACGCCATCCATATCCATGGACGACCACGGCTTGGCGGCCAGAAGCAGCGGCGCCTTGAGGCACACGGAGAGGCCGTACAGCTCGCTCATGTCCACCGGCGGCGCCCATGGGCACCGTTCCGAGGAGCTCCTCCATCTCGCCGAACGCCTTGAGGCACCGTCTCCCCCATGGGCACCGTTCCGAGGAGCTCCTCCATCTCGCCGAACGCCTTCCTCAgcctcgcgccgccgccttccACCCCGCAGTCCGCGTCGCCGAGCGTGCAGCGGGAGATGACCGCGTTGGAGTAGACGACGAGGTTGTCGCTCAGGTTCACGACGCCGGAACCAACCCGGCGGACCCGGCCGACGAGCGCGGCGGCCTCCTGCGCCCGGACGCGGCCCAGGGACGCGACGCGGCGCGCGCTGAGCATGTGGGCGGCGCAGACGCGGCGCGCCTGGCGCCAGTGGTCGCCGTAGGGCGCGAAGCCGATGCCGCCGGTGCCGTAGTAGAAGCGGTCGACCATGAGGAGCCTGGGGCGGCCGGCGAAGTCCAGGTCGCGGGTCTTCATGGCCTCCTCCGCCGCGGCCGCGGAGGAGGCCACGACGGCGGGCACGCGGCCGAGCCGCAGGTGCATGACCGGGCCGTGGGACGCGGCCAGCGACCGGAGGCTCCGGTGCGGCAGGCTCCCGAGCAGGTGGAGGTGGCCGACGACCGGCAGGCCCCGCGGCGACGGGGGCAGCCGCAGCGCACTGCTGCTGCGCCTGGTGGAGACGAGGAGGGTGATCACCACGAGAAGGAAGGCGAGGACGGTGGTGAGCACGGGCGAGTTCAACGGCTCGACCACCATTTCTGCAACCATTCCCAAGCTTAACCGTTAGTATTAGTTAGAAGCCCGTGCATTGCCATGCCACGTGACATATACGGCAACACTCAAAAAAGATATTCTCTACACAAAACACAAAAGGCACATACATGCTGACCACAAGTGAATGTGCTATTTCCGGCCATCACATCATAATTTTCTCCCCCACCACGAATTATTGTAAGTGTCAACCTACACACCACAGTTTTCTCCCACCAATCAAACATGTTGTTTTCAACCAGCACACCCCGGTTTTCTTCCTCCTAGCTAGCCCAACGTTTCCTTCTCCATCCACAAATACAAATTCATTTTCGCTTGTTTTTCTCTTCATGTTCGCTCCTCCTTGACTCTATTAATGTCACTTGGTTTCTAACCACATGTCAATTCTCCATTGTGGTCCGACAACTGACATCGACAAATTGAGTGTGCCACGTATATATATTTATGGGGGAGATGGATATGCCTCAATGGAGATTCTACCAACAGGGGCGGGGCGATGATCACTGATGGAATTTTCTTTTTTCAGGACTGGGTCTCGGAGATAATAATAACCATAAAATGGAGCATTCGGGCCCAACCTCCACATCCACATCCGCGTCAATGGAGAATCCAAACCATTCGTTCTTATTATGAAGAATGAAAAGTAGTAGACAGAATTGTGTTTGGATTTCATTGATGCAAAGGTATATACGTATATACAAGCCGAGGGGACGCCTCAGAGAGATGCCGGTTACATATTGTGAGAGAGAAAGAAGGGATGCATCTGTACATTATAGAACACTTCTCCTTGTATAACACCACTTCTTGAATAATCCATTATTAAAAGCTTCTTGTATATTCATCTTTCATTTTAAGAAATCCTTTGTATAGTCTCGAGATTCTCCTCCAAAAGCCCTGTGGGATTTTTTTTTTGGGAGAATTGCATGGACACGTTGCTAAAACTTCTTTAAACCCAGTgaaaaaataataagaaaaaagTGATGCAACATATAATGATTATTATCTCCTTGGTAGCTCAAATGTGAAAACCTTTGAGAAGGGAGAAAACTCATTGATTAGTGTAGAGAGCAATAAATATGCTCTGCTTATTTTCCTTTATAAACCCCAATGGGAAAAATCTTGAAAATATTACTTTATGATCTTAAAATATATTGCTTCATTCAAAAAATTATTAGAAAATTTGATAGGATACTCATAAGGGTAAATAATGCGATCTGATATGCTCATATGCCACTGAAAACTCCTTTAAAATCCAGCGGAAAAAATATAAGGAAAAACTAATATGACATATGCCCTCCGTCCCATAATTTAAAACCTTTTATGAGAAATTATTAGGGAAAAATCATGACGGGAAAATAGTACAATATATGCAACCTGATGATTGTTAACATGTTATAATTTTGGTGTTTACTCCCTTTGAACACTACAAATCTGGAGGATGTGTTATACCAATGCCATTGACATGATTATGGAATGTAGAAGATGGTAAAGACACTTTGAATAATTtgttagagcatcttcaataggcGCCGATCGCGCCGCGCGCAAAAGACAGATATGCCGCGCGCGcatcgcctggtttggcgcggcgcgcagcgctggctccagcagccgcgctaaaatgcagcgcgcgcgcgcgactcgccggtgcattgcatatggcattttgaacacaaaatgataaacattttccaacacaataaaaatttcacacaaacaagttgatggagttcatgcccacaagtttaaaatcatacccacaagttcatccaaccaagttcaaaatgcaaatcAAGTTCAATACACAAATGAAAGACATATcattcctcgtcctcgtcctcgtcttcgtcctcgtcctcatcttCGAAAGACGATTCTTCCACCTCCGAAGATGAATCTTTCTCCTacgaagatgaatcttcctccctctcctcatcccgcaccgcatcacgtgaagctccgatggtgttggcaagatcttcaacgacatcttcatgggaatgtgtgcgaggaggcacatcgaaagacattccgctcatggcggccggaggtgcacccatgcctcccatgagagaagcaaaactcatgcctcccatggtggCCATAGCGTCGGGGGGTGCTCCAAAGCCAGGCATGCCTCCCATTGCACCTAAACCGCCCACGGtacctccgaagccacccatggcgccaaggccaccgccacccatggcgccgaggccaccgccacccattgcgccgaggccaccgccacccattgcgccgaggccaccgccacccattgcacgaaccatggatcttttttggatcaagacttcttcttgggcaagattgacatactccttttgcgcCACATTGAGGTTAgttgtgtccaagaagaacaagtgcttctcccattccaacaacctagttcgctcctcattgctcaccttcctctcctccaaagccaccttcctctcctcggccgccaccctcctATCCTCGGCCGCCAACCTTCTCTCCTCGGCCGTGGCATCTTGggtccttgccattttcctcacctcgttggcttcttttcttgccttcacaatagcttccatagcatttttgagctcatcatctcctttcctctttgaaagtgctagtgatcgactagaggggggggggggtgaataggcgatttttatgaaagtcttcaaaacatggaagtttcgaagacaaacgatagaaataaacctattaccatgcaacggaaggtagactacactaggcaaaccatagtcaagtattcaatggagtgaaagcacaatgactaatagcagctagacagtaaagatcaggtaggaagatattgtgaagtcaatcagaacaagcagtcactcagtgaagacaaaagataaagcaatcatacaatgacttcacaaggaccaacagtaagtaaagggaagggaaggatgaaaccagtgactcgttgaagacaatgatttgttggaccagttccagttgctgtgacaactgtacgtctacttagggaggctgagattcaactcagaagacctcgtcttcaccttattccccttgagctaaggacacccagtcctcgccca is drawn from Triticum dicoccoides isolate Atlit2015 ecotype Zavitan chromosome 4A, WEW_v2.0, whole genome shotgun sequence and contains these coding sequences:
- the LOC119287558 gene encoding (+)-menthofuran synthase-like, coding for MVAEMVVEPLNSPVLTTVLAFLLVVITLLVSTRRSSSALRLPPSPRGLPVVGHLHLLGSLPHRSLRSLAASHGPVMHLRLGRVPAVVASSAAAAEEAMKTRDLDFAGRPRLLMVDRFYYGTGGIGFAPYGDHWRQARRVCAAHMLSARRVASLGRVRAQEAAALVGRVRRVGSGVVNLSDNLVVYSNAVISRCTLGDADCGVEGGGARLRKAFGEMEELLGTVPMGETVPQGVRRDGGAPRNGAHGRRRWT